TCGTACGCATCAATGGCTCGCCGCAAGGCCTGCCCAAGACGAAGACATCGCAGCGCTGTGGGCTGAGGATACTGAATCACGTTGACGCACAATGGAATGATTCTGCATGGCCAAGCCTCGGGTTGGCCAAACAGAAGCGAGAGAGGTACGGTTAGCCCGTGATCCACCGTCATCTCACTGACCATCGCAATATCAAACTCATCCTTCAACACAAGCGATTCGGCAAGATGCCACGCGAGTGCCGGATCGCCCTGGCAGACTGGCACCGGCCGTGGCCCATATCCCTCGTCATGCGGGCTGAACCGCTCACCCATGCCGATCGCGAAAGTCGGGGTCATGTCCAGAGCGAACCTCGATGCATGGTCGTTGTACACGACGATCGCAACATCCGGCTTCATCTTTTCGATCCATTTACGAGCTGGCTGCACTCCTTCGAAGAGCGGGCGCCAGTAGGGATCGTCGACCTTGCCGTGATCAATCGCAGCGCCGATGGACGGCACATGTGACGTCCCGACGCCGCCGATTATCCTAGCCATTACATTGCTCCTTTACGCTCCGGTTACCGGCAATTGGCCGACCGCCCGACACCATCATCGTGCGGAATTCGTCCACACTCATCGGTTTGGCAGACATGGCAGCGCCAACGTGCTGCATCGTCAGACCATCAAATATGGCCAGCTTGAACGTGTAGTAAATATTGCCGCCCAGCCTCAACATCTCCAGCCAATTGCGAGCAACAACCGCGTTGCGTTGCTCCACGCTCAAAGCAAACCTTGAGAGGTAAGCATCGGGGTTTTGACGAAAGGACTCGCGGTTGGCGGCAAGGTCCAATGACTTGCAAAACATGTTTAGCGCAAACCCCTTCCGGCACCGCTCCCCGTCAAACACGTAGGTGCCAGGAATATCGTCGTAATCGCGCTCGTGAATCGATTGCATCAGTCGCTCCAATAGAGGCGCATGGGGTTGTCGACGAGCAACTTGCGCTGAAGCTCGCTTGTCGGTGCGATCTGGGAGATGAAGTCGACCAGGATGCCGTCGTCTGGCATGTGATCCTTAAGGTTAGGATGTGGCCAGTCCGTCCCCCACAACACGCGATCAGGGAATGTTTCAACAAGACGTTTCGCGAACGGCACGACGTCCCGATACGGATTCGCCTGCCCTTTGACAGCCCGGGGCCCGGAAACGCTCAAGCGCTCCGGACAGCTCACCTTAGACCAGACGTTCTTGTGCTCACGCATGAACCGAACAAACAGTTCGAACTCTTTTCCATCGACGGGTTTCGTGACATCCGGGCGTCCCATGTGGTCGACCACTACAGTCGTCGGCAGACCGCTAAAGAAGCTCCATAGCTCGGGAAGATCGACGGACTCAAAGTACACAACGATATGCCAGCCTAACGCGGCCACTCGCCGAGCAATTTCCTGTAGTTCGTCTTTAGGCGTGAAATCAACAAGTCGCCGGACGAAATTGAATCTCACCCCGCGTATGCCGGCAGCATGCAGATCCTGCAACTCGTCATCGGAGATGCTCCGTCGCACTGATGCGACTCCGCGTGCACGTCCCTTCGAACTCAGGCAGGCATCAACCAAGGCGCGATTGTCTGTTCCGTGACACGTAGCCTGGACGATGATGTTCCGCGCGAAACCTAGCCGGTCACGCAGCGCGAACAACTGCTCCTTGCTTGCGTCACAGGGCGTGTACTTGCGCTCCGGCGCATAAGGAAACGTGTCACCGGGTCCAAAGACATGGCAGTGAGCATCGATCGCGCCATCAGGGAGCTGGAAGACGGGCACGGAAGGCTCCGGGCACCAGTCCAGCCAACCCGGACTCTTCTGGAATTCCATTTATGTATTCTCCGAATCGCGACTTCACGGGAATGAACCCTCGTACCGCAGTGGTCTCGTTTCGAGACAACCCGTCAATCGTCAACGTAGGTCAGGCCGGCTTCGGCTAAGGCTTCGCGCATGTTGTACATGTCCAACCCCAACACGCCGGAGGCAAGCTTTCTTCGCTTCTCCTCCTCATTCGCCACCCGTGCCGCTGCTCGGTCGGCCGTCTCGTGGACCACGCTTGCGGGCACTACCACCACGCCGTCATCGTCCCCAATCACGACATCACCCGGATTGACCAACGCTCCCGCACAGACGATTGGTACGTTCACGGAACCCACGGTCGCCTTGATGGTGCCTTTGGCGCTAACAGCGCGAGAAAATACGGGGAACTTCATCGCCGTCAGATCGAAAATATCTCGACAACCACCTTCGATAACCAGACCAACCGCGCCTCGTGCTCTGAAGCTGGTGGCGAGCAGATCGCCGAAGAAGCCATCTGTACAGTCCGCCGTTACAGTCGCGACCACGATGTCGCCCGGGCGAATCTGTTCTGCCGCAACGTGTAACATCCAGTTGTCGCCAGGATGCAGCAGCACCGTGACCGCTGTTCCGCAGACGTGCGCGCCGTCATAGATCGGACGCATGTAATTCTTCATCAGGCCGGTTCGACCCATGGCCTCATGCACGGTGGCCACACCGAATTCAGACAGACGCCGAACAGCGGATTCCTCGGCGCGAGCAATGTTTCGTTTAACCACGCCGATCTGACCTACTACCGGGTTGGTGCTCATAAGTTCAACTCCCTTTTCGCTTCAGTGCAGCGTCAAGCCTGGGATAGACGCGCCGCGCGTTGCGCTCGTAAATCTTGGTTCGGTCTTCGTTCGACAGCGTCTCTGCCGCGTCGATGTAACGACGCGTATCGTCAAATTGAAAGCCCGTTTCCGGATCTATACCTCGGACAGCACCAATCATTTCGCTTGCGAACAGGATGTTCTCAACGGGAATGACTTCGGTCAGGAGGTTGATTCCAGGTTGGTGATAGACACACGTATCGAAGAAAATATTGTTAAGCAGATGATCCTTAAGCGGAGGGAGCTTCAGCTCTTGCGCCAAACCGCGAAACCTGCCCCAGTGGTACGGCACGGCACCTCCACCGTGCGGAATGACAAACCGCAATGTCGGAAAGTCCTGAAACAACTTTGAAGTGAGGCATTGCATGAATGCCGTTGTGTCTGCATTCAGGTAGTGAGCACCCGTTGTATGGAAACAGGCATTACAACTGGTAGAGACATGCACCATTGCCGGTATGTCGTACTCAACCATTTTTTCGTACAACGGGTACCAGTGACGATCCGACAAAGGAGGAGACGTCCAATGTCCCCCGGAAGGATCAGGATTCAGATTGACTGCGACAAATCCATAGTCGTTTACACACCGCTCCAGTTCCGGAATACATGTCGCTGGGTCGACACCGGGCGATTGCGGGAGCATCGCTGCGCCGATGAAGTTGTCGGGGAACAACTGCGACACGCGATAACACAACTCGTTACAGATCGACGCCCACGTCGAACTGGTCTCGACGTTGCCAATGTGATGCGCCATGAAACTCGCACGCGGGGAGAAGATCGTTAAGTCGATTCCACGCTCCAGCATCTTTTTCAACTGGTTTCCGGAAATCGACTCGCGCAACTCATCGTCACTGATTTTCAGCTCATTGACGTGCGGGGCCTGAGCGGGGTCAGTCAGACCCGCGATTTGCCGCCCCCTCCACAACTCCAGGGCTTTCGGTGCGGTCGTATAGTGTCCGTGACAGTCAATAATCATCGCGTCTCCGCCAGTTCGAATGCTTTTTCCTTGACCATCACCTCGCCACGCATGATCAGTCGCGCCGTCCTCAGTAACGCAGCACGTTTAACGACGTGTGGATTTGTGGCATCGACTTCCAGTTCAACACTGAACTCCCCGGATGGATGTTCGATCGATACCTGCTTGACAACGCCACTTGATGTAGAGGCAAGGTCGTGCGCGACACTGCCATCAAGTACACAGGCAGTAGCGACAGTAACGGCCGCTAGCACACCGATAGCGTCATGGCAGACATGAGGAATAAAGCAGCGCGTCGATAATGCTCCGCCTGCGACAGGTCGCGAAACGAGGCACATCTTTGGGTAGTTCTTTGACGATGTGTCGCCAAGACCCATTGCTTCACTGCACCTACGTCGTAACGCTTCGAGCTCAGCCTTAAGCTCGATATCGGCATTGAGATCTGCAACCGACTCACGCCCGGTTCGGTCCAGCGCCTCTGCCGGCACCAGCACCATCGGCATTCCGTTATCGATGCAGGTCACGTCGAGCGTGCGTCCGTCGCCTAGATCAATGCGATCCCGGACCCGACCCGTGGGCAACATCGCCGAGCAGACGGAGCCGGCCGTATCGAGGAAATTGATACTCACCGGCGCCGCAGTTCCAGGGACGCCGTCGATTCGCGCAGAACCGTCGTATTCAGGACGTCCTTCCGGCGTGTCAACGGTGATGTCACAGGACATTCCAGTGTTCAGCGTCAGAACGCGCGCGGTCGTCTGCCTTCCTCGAGGTGCGAGCAATCCCACCTCAAGGGCAAACGGAACGACTGCGGCAAGCATGTTCCCGCAATTCGGGGTCGTATCTACCGTGTCCGCGTCTGGCTGCAACTGTGCGAATAGAAACTCGAGATCGATATCGGGGCGAGATCCCCGCCGGACGATACCGACCTTGCTGGTCAACGGATGAGCGCCGCCGAGTCCATCTATTTGCCTCGGGTCGGGCGACCCCATGACGTCGAGCAGCACGCGGTCCCGAGTGGACAGGTCGGTTGGCAGATCCTCCGCCCGGAAAAAGGGGCCTCGCGAGGTTCCGCCGCGCATAAACAGGCAGGGAATGGGGCGCTGCATGTGTCTCCTGAGGGGTCGTGTCATCTTCGATACCGTATTCTTTTACACTATCTGATAGTACACAATGTCATTTCGTGTATATTAGATATGCCACAATTGCATCTCAGGAGACGGCCATGGAACTTCGTCAACTTGAATATTTCGTCCACGTTGCCGAATTGGGCAGCTTCACGAGGGCAGCGAACCTGCTTTCGATCGCGCAACCCGTCTTGAGTCGTCAGGTGCGTGCGCTTGAGTTGGAGTTTCGGCAGGTGCTTCTTGAAAGAAACGGGCGCGGAGTCACGCTTACGGAACCCGGAAGGCGGCTACTTGAACATAGCCGGAGCATCCTTTCGCAGGTCCAACGCGTCCATTCAGACATGGAAGACGAACGCGGAGAGGCGACAGGAAGGCTCGTGGTAGCCTTGCCGCCGAGCGTAAGTTCCGTGTTGTCTGCGCCTTTAGTTCGGAGATTTCGCGAATGTTTCCCGAAGGCGACGCTTTGTATCCTTGAGGGCCTCTCAGCGTACGCGCTGGAATGGTTAACCATGGGGCGCGCGGACTGCGCTATCGTCTACACAAATTCGACTTCCCCGAGCGTCGAGCTGTCCCCGGTATTGAGTGAGCAGTTGTACCTGGTCTCGTCCCGCTCGGCGCCTCTCTCATCAGAAGATTTGCTGGCGGGGAAACCCGTCAGCCTTGCGGAAGTGGCTCAAAAACAGCTTGTCATGCCGAGCCGTCCACATTCGATTCGCCTTCTGCTGGAGGCTGCAATGGCTCAGGCATCGTTAAAGCCCTGCATTGCGTTGGAGATCGAAAGCATTCCCGCCATTCTCAATCTCGTGCATGACGAAGAGCTTCATGCAGTGCTTTCGCTGAAGGCCGTGCACTCAGATGGGCAACAACAAGAGTTCCTTGTGCGCCCTATCGAAGATCCTCCGCTTCACATAACGCTATGGATTGCGACGTCGGCGCAGCGCCCACGAGGCCCCCTGCTCGAACTGGCCATACCGGTTCTTCGTCAGTTGCTGTGTGACCTGTGGCGGACGCGGCTTTGACATCGGTCGCCCGCTGAAGGGCGTCATCCCCGGCCACATCCATCGTGAGTGGCTGGCGACGGCCGCTCGGAAGATCTGACGCGTGAGGGATGATTACGCAATGACCCGGTTCGCCAATCGGATGTTGCAGTTGGAAGATGCAACGCCTATCTCAACAGCCGCGTAAATTAGTCCACTGGCGATTTGCCAGAAAACGCTTATCGCGTCTTCTGGCGTTTAGAAACGGCTTTCTAAACCTTTAGAACTTATGACGGATACCGACGACCGCCGCAACCTGGTTTGACGTTGACGACGGCGAGAAGGGCGTCATCCCCGGCCACATCCATCGTGAGTGGCTGGCGACGGCCGCTCGGAAGATCTGACGCGTGAGGGATGATTACGCAATGACCCGGTTCGCCAATCGGATGTTGCAGTTGGAAGATGCAACGCCTATCTCAACAGCCGCGTAAATTAGTCCACTGGCGATTTGCCAGAAAACGCTTATCGCGTCTTCTGGCGTTTAGAAACGGCTTTCTAAACCTTTAGAACTTATGACGGATACCGACGACCGCCGCAACCTGGTTTGACGTTGACGACGGCGACAACTGGTTGATGTTTGCGACAGCTGCGTGTTGCGTCGAGTCTGTTCCGCTCGCGTGTTGGTAGACGCCATCGACGTACACATCAGTGCGCTTCGACAGAAAGTAGTCGGCGCCCAACATAGCCTGGTGGTACTTAGCGTCACTCAAGCCATAGCCTTTCGTATAGTCATAGGCCGCGCCGAGAAGCAGTGACGGAGTCAGCTGATACTTAAAGTTGAGTTCGGCATTGTGAAATTTGCCCGAACCTCCCTTGTAGCCGACCGGGTTCAGTCCCGCGCCCGACTCGGTGCCGACATCCTTATATTGCGTGTTGCTATACGTTGCCCCGATAGTTGCAGCGCCAAACGTGTATGCGCCCGCGACAGCAATTACCTCCAGCGTGTGCGCCGACGCAAAGCCCGATATCACACGGCTGCTCGGGAAGTTTGAGGCAGAAGGGGTGGTCGTGGTGCTGCGCGAATTGGCGTTGTTTCCCCAGAACGAATAGTTCGGATCCTTCACGTTCAGGTAGCCAGCACCCAACTGCAGCGGGCCGTTGGCATAGCCTGCTCCGACCGACCAGATCTGGTTGCGGTTGAACTGGCCCGCATTACCACCGAGACTGTACAGACCTCCGAACGTGAAGCCTGCATAGTTCGCGCTCGTGAACTTGATCGCGTTGTTCACACGGTTCGTGTTGTTCATGTTGTCAAGATCGGCCGGGTGCGCGGCGAAGTACGATCCCCACTGGCTGCCAACTTCAAGCGGACCGGTGTAGTCGACTACGGAGTCGTACTGACGTCCCAGCGTGACTGTGCCAAACTGGGAAGACGAAAGACCGACATACGCTTGACGACCAAACATGTCGCCGCCTTGCCCCAACGTGCCGTTGAACACGTTGAAGCCATTTTCCAATACGAACAGAGCCGTCAGACCACTGCCCAAGTCTTCCTTGCCGCGCAACCCCCAACGACTACCCTGAAGGTTGCCGCTGCTGGTAAAGAAATTATGTTGCCCGCCTACGTTGTTGGTATAAGCGATACCGGCATCGACTACACCGTATAACGTCACACTGCTCTGCGCATGTGCGCCAGTAAAGACGCCCAAAGCAGCCAGAGCGAGAAGCGACTTTTTCATTCCAAAGATCTCCAGAGGTGGGTTTGAATTTTGATACCGAATCTTGAAGTTATGTGAGGGGCGCCGATTCCGTATGGCGGCGTCTTTGCTAAATCAATCAAGACGACAACGTCAGTGACGAAAATTATTTTTTACCCGTCAATTAGTAGTACTAGTTTATATAGTTTTATTGTTTTTTCACCGTTCCTATAAATATTAATCGGTCTCCTTCTGCAGGGTCAGTGCTTCAGCGCGCAGCGCACGAAGACTCAGACACCCACTAACCAAACATGTTGTAACGAAAAACACATTCACACCCATCTAGGGTCGACGGTGGAGCATGTGTACAGTCAATCGAGGTCCGAACAGCCCAGTTGCATCACGTAAAACTAGTCTGGTAGGCGCCGCGCACGGAATGCATAGTAAATCTGCACTGCCGAGGAAACTCCCAGCAGGGCAAGGCTTACAGCGCGGAGAAACTCAGTGCTTGTGGATCGTTCACTCCCATGCGTGAGCACCCATCCCGCCAAAGCCGGTCCGAGGGAAATGCCCCCGACGGCGACGATGTAATAAACGCCGTTCATCTGTCCGGTCGTATCGAGCTTTGACATCACGCCCAGGATCATCGGATTGATGACCCAGTAGGCAAACGCGAACAGCAATACTGAGGTTACAAAAATGAACAACGATTGGGGAACCGCAAGCTGCATCACAACGGAAAGACAAAGCGCAATGAAAAACAGCGTAATAATAGGAGCAGATGCCTTCCGATCTCCGGCGAAAACCGCCGTTCCGGATCCCACTGCACTGGCGATAGCAGCCCAGCCAAGAAGGGACGACATTTGAGTATGGCCAATTGCAGCAGTCTCGCCGAGGACCGAGATGAAGGGCCAAAAAGTTCCGACGCCGAGATAAAACACGCCGAAAGTGATCGCAAGAATCAATTTCTCACCCAACCCTAGCGCGTGCGGCGTGCTGGTCGAGATTGCCTTCTTTTTCTCGACCTTCGCGTTGCTTTCCGGTACCCATCCAATCAGCACCAACGCAAGCGGGACGGTCCCTGCAAGAATGACAAAGATCGAATTCGCTCCGCACAATCGATCAATGAACGGCATCGCGAAGGCGGCGGCGGCTCCGTAAAGCTGTGTGCTTGTTGAGTAGAGCGCAGCGGTCTTCCCAGGACGGCCCGACAACGCGATAAGGATCCCAAGACGCCCAAGACCAAAGCCCGCACCGAAGCCGGACAGGCAACGTAACGCGTAAAGCATCGTCCCCGGATCACTCTTGAACGAAATACTGACCAGATTGGCAACCATCATCAGGGCGAGAGCGCCGAACAGATAGCCTCTACGTCGCAGAGCAAACGGAAATGCCGTCGCCACAATGCTACCGGCGCTTGTCGAAATCATCTCGACCGTCAAGAGGTAGCCTGATGTTGCCTTGTCAAAGCCAACCGACTGCACGAAGGCCTGGATAATCAACGGCTTAAGGGATGAGGTCGCATGGCCAGCGATGCCGACCAGCACAATCGCCAATATCGGCAACGCTGCGACGATGCCCGCACGCGACCACCCACGTTCGACCGGAGGGTCAACTAGGGCAGACTCGATTTTTTGATGATTGCTTGCTGCAGGGTCGCTCATTTCAAATGTCTCCTCATCTGTGATCGACTAATTAAACCGTTGCAGATCCGTCTGGTCCAGCTTCCCAGACCCCGCGGGTGCGAGTTCCTGACGGCAACCATGTATCCCGAACGGACTTCCTGAGAAGCACATGCCAAGACATGGGTTGATTGAAAAACTATGTCACACCTCAGTGGAATAGATCGCATGCAATTACGACGAGAATGGGCGGAAGACTTATCGATATCTCCGGCAAAATAATCAGTCTACCTGTCCATTGTGTGATCAGTCTGCCTGTATATATGCGAAGCGTATGTAAGGGAATCTACTTAGGCACTGAGTCACCGTGACCCGAACCGATGCGTGACTGAAAGATTCGACGACCGGATGGATGAACGCGCGCGGTGCGCAATCGTCGTATAAGGTCGGAACACCGCTGGCGATGCAGCCTGGCACCCGCGCCGCATACGCTCTTGTTCGGGCCGTCACAAGGCAAACCGCCAGTTCCTTCGCCTTATGCTACGGACATCTCCGGTTGAACATCGTTGTCGCATCGTGAGCCAATTTCTCCGCTTCGATCCATACTAGAAACATTCATGGTCGGGCGCCGTGGGCCCGGAGGAAACACGCACCACGACCCGTCATCGTGCCTGAAGAAGACGAAGGCAAAAGTCCCTGATGCCCGTATTGCTTTGATGCAGACGTACCGCCACGGCTTGCTTCGGGTATGGCTGAAATGCGTCACGCGTGCGCACGCGGCTGACTCGGCGCCCAGCCACTTTTCGACTAACGATCGCAGAGAGGTGTCACGAAAGTTCATCATTCGTCTCCATGCCGGATTGCGTATTTCCAACACCGTTGGCCGCATCCCGCGATTCGAAGGGCAGGCCCTTTGCCCGTCAATCCGACGGATGAGTGGCTGTGTGGTACAGACAGGTGACCACCACCCATTTAATCAGTCTGCCTGCTCACTTATAGTCAGTCTGACTGTATAAATTCGGCGCGTATGTAAGGGAATTCACCAGGTTGGCTTTCCCATCTTTCACCATCGGTTTTGCAGCACTTTGCGAAAATCTGACATGCCCACGACTCGCGCGCCTGACCACGCAACATATCGCCTACACAGGGTGCGTTGGATCTTGTCTTGCCGCTCCAGTACTGGACTGACGGAAACGGATGCAGTTAGGCGTGGGAATACCGGCTTGACCTGCAGCTGATGGCTCTATCACTTGACCATGCGCGCTCAGAGCGCGGTGACAGGGAGCTAATTGACCCGGTACGAAATGAAGGTCATCCAGCGACGCTTCAACGATTGGACCGTGGGGCCAAGGCCGGTCGCCGGTGGGCACTTCCGGGACAAAGTGGTCTATCGAACTGTTGCTGAGCTGTGTGAGCAACACGACGCTCGCCGGATGCGTTGTTCTATCTACAGGACACCCCACTCTTCTACCAATACATCCGGTGTGCTCGTTACGTCCCACCCGGCGGGGAAGACAAACCGCGACTCCGGCCACGGCATGGCCGGCCGAACCGTCTTTCCGCTTAGCGCTGCAAGACGCTCTCAATGTCATCAGTCAGCGTCATCGTCGCTTGTCCCGAGAGGATTTTGTCAATGAGGAGGGCATGCGCCTGTTCGTCGGGATCAGTGCATGCGTCGGTCACTACGACGAGATCATAGTCAAGATCAAAAGCCTGCCTCACTGTGGAGAGTACTACGCCACCAGTTGTGATACCGGCGACGATGAGCGTTTCAATGCCTCGGGCGCGCAGCAGCAAGTCAAGATCAGTACCGTTAAACGCGCCGATCCGGTGCTTGACGACGACCGGTTCGTTATCGCGCGGCGTCAGGCTCGGATGAATTTTCATGCCCTCGCTGCCCGGAACAACTACGCCGTTGTCTTTCAAGTAGGAGAACAGCTTGTTGCGCGGACTGATCTCCGGGTATCCCGGGCGAAAGTCGACGGTGACGTGGATCGTCAGCATGTTGCTCGCGCGCGCCGCGTCAAGCAGCTTCGCCGCACCGCTGACCACTTCAGCGGCGGCCGTGGGTGTCAGGAAATTGTTCAGGACGAATCCCTGAAAATCCATCAGCAGCAGCGCAGATGTCGTGGGGTTAATGCTTAGCGATTGGGTCATGTAGAACTCGGTTAGTTAAACAAGAAATACTGCGCTAGTCACGCCTGGAAAAGCCGATCGTTTTCCAGTTCCATACCGCGCCGACCAGCAGCACGAAGCAGGTTCCAAGAAACACCGCTCTGATTCCGATCTGGCCTCCGATGAACCCTCCAATCAATGGACCAGCCACCTGACCAGCAAACTGTGCGGACAGTGAATAGCCCATGACGGTCCCAACCAGATTGTCGGGGACATTGTGTCGAATCACAGCGGTGATGCATGGCAGGAGCCCGCCCAGAGCCAGCCCCATCAGGAAACGGAGTAAGACGAGCTCCCACTCCTTGGTCACGAATGCCTGAGGTATGAGCAACAGGCCTGCGGTCGTGAGAGCCATGATGATCACAGTTGAATGTCCAACGCGGTCGGCGATCTTGCCCAGCTGCGAGGCCGAGACAATGCTTCCTAGCGCCGCGGCCGCCATAACGAAGCCAGCAACGGCAGTGACGTGGGCGCTGTTTGGACCGCTCACGGAGGTCACACCGTCGGCATTATTGACAAGCGTGGCGACATAGACGGTGATGATCGGCTCAATCGACATGTTCGCGACCATCAAAAGAAGACCAGTGGCCAGCATGATCACTACAACTCCCTTATTCGGTAGTTGCGACCATCCTTTTTCGCCTGAATTTCTGGTGGCCTCCGACCTAAGTGGTGCCTCGCGAACAAAAAATGCCGTGGCAACGAAGGCGATAAAGATCAGCCCACCCGCAGCCCAAAAAGTTGCCCTGATCCCAATTAACGATGGAAGTGCTCCCCCTGCCAATGGCCCGAGCAGATTACCAGCCATCACGCCAGACGCGAGTAGCCCGAGAGCCCAAGCAAGGCGGTCCCTTGGTGTCTGAACGGCAATAAGGATGGTTGCGCCAGACGAGTAGCCACCGGCAATCCCCGCCAGCAATCGCAACCCCACGAACTGCCATATGTTGGTGGACAGCCCCATCAGGGGCATTGTCAGTGCCATTCCGAAACTCGCACGAACCAACATCGGTTTGCGTCCGAA
This Paraburkholderia phymatum STM815 DNA region includes the following protein-coding sequences:
- a CDS encoding MFS transporter, with the protein product MELHGHDYWQRNLAICLFGSFSTVFAMTLILPFLPIYVEQLGVRGHKAVVQWAGIAYGANFLAAGLIAPLWGYLGDRFGRKPMLVRASFGMALTMPLMGLSTNIWQFVGLRLLAGIAGGYSSGATILIAVQTPRDRLAWALGLLASGVMAGNLLGPLAGGALPSLIGIRATFWAAGGLIFIAFVATAFFVREAPLRSEATRNSGEKGWSQLPNKGVVVIMLATGLLLMVANMSIEPIITVYVATLVNNADGVTSVSGPNSAHVTAVAGFVMAAAALGSIVSASQLGKIADRVGHSTVIIMALTTAGLLLIPQAFVTKEWELVLLRFLMGLALGGLLPCITAVIRHNVPDNLVGTVMGYSLSAQFAGQVAGPLIGGFIGGQIGIRAVFLGTCFVLLVGAVWNWKTIGFSRRD